A genome region from Primulina eburnea isolate SZY01 chromosome 9, ASM2296580v1, whole genome shotgun sequence includes the following:
- the LOC140840809 gene encoding uncharacterized protein, whose protein sequence is MPTEFDAPLICSGGDARLWWEGASVALNLATLSWIRFTEVFYSKYFTEEVRSKLTIEFMTLRQGDSTVTEFIRKFERGCHFVPLIANDVGAKLRHFLNGLRPILRRDVRDQLDIERDRQGKRPFQAPHHPPPPQQQQNKRSFHGLPGNRGQQQQRGRAVPKTFEYPVCPKCTRRHAGVCMYGSGKCYKCGSPDHVLTQCPQRNLPTQGRVFALHAAETNQETMLLTGTFKL, encoded by the exons atgccGACAGAGTTCGATGCGCCACTTATCTGTTCAGGTGgtgatgcccgcttatggtgggaaggagcttcAGTAGCCTTGAACTTGGCTACATTGTCATGGATCCGctttacggaggttttctactccaaatattttacggAAGAGGTGCGCTCCAAGTTGACTAtcgagttcatgaccctgaggcagggagattCGACTGTTACAGAGTTCATccggaagtttgagaggggctgccattttgtaccccttattgcgAATGATGTAGGTGCCAAGCTGAGGCACTTTCTGAATGGCCTGCGACCGATCTTGCGGCGAGATGTTAGG GATCAGCTTGACATTGAGAGAGACCGTCAAGGGAAGCGACCATTCCAAGCACCGCACCAtcctcctcctcctcagcagcagcagaatAAGAGATCTTTCCACGGCCTACCCGGAAATCGCggtcagcagcagcagcggggacgcgcAGTCCCTAAGACCTTTGAGTACCCAGTCTGTCCCAAGTGCACACGCCGCCATGCTGGAGTATGTATGTATGGCTCagggaagtgttacaagtgtggtagcCCAGACCACGTGCTGACACAGTGCCCTCAGAGAAacctgcctacccaaggcagggtgtttgctctccatgcagcaGAGACGAACCAGGAGACCATGCttttgacaggtacctttaagctttaa